From the genome of Streptacidiphilus sp. PB12-B1b:
ACCGACCTCGGCACCGGCCTCGGCCGGGCCGGCAGCGGCAGCAGCACCCTGCCCGGCGTCCTCGGCAGCGTCCAGAGCTCCACCGTGGCCGAGCTGAAGAACCAGGGCCTCAGCGTCGGCTGACCGACCGCACGCCGCCGGGGCGCACGCCGCCGGGGCGCCGCACCCGGCCCCGCCGCCCCGGCACCGGCACCGGCACCAGACCGGGCACCGCACGTAGGAGAAGCTCCGTGACCACCTCGCCACCCCTGCCCGCACCCGTCGCGGCGCGCCGCCGACCGCGCCGCGCCGCGCGGCGGAACCGCCCCGGCCGCACCGCCGCCGGGTTCCTGCTCCCGTTCGTCCTGCTGTTCGTCTGCCTCTACCTGGCGCCGATCGGCTACTCCGTCTACCAGAGCCTGTTCACCCTGCACCGCTCCGGGCTCGGACTGACCGCCCCCACCCAGGTGTTCGGCGGCCTCGCCAACTACACCCGGGCCCTGGGCGACGCCGCGTTCCGCTCCTCGCTGCTGCGGGTGCTGCTGATCGGCGTGGTCCAGGTGCCGCTGATGCTGGGCCTGGCCCTCGCCCTGGCGCTGCTGCTGGACGCCCGCACCACCCTGTTCAAGCGCTTCTTCCGGCTGGCGTTCTTCCTGCCGTACGCGCTGCCCGGGGTGATCGGCGCGATCATGTGGTCCTTCCTGTACGCGCCCGGGCTCAGCCCGCTCAGCTCCGCGCTGGCCCACCTCGGCCTGCACGTGGACTTCGTCTCCGGCTCCATGCTGGCGCCCTCCATCGGCAACATGGTCACCTGGGGCTGGACCGGCTACAACATGCTGATCATCTACTCGGCGCTGCAGGCTGTCCCGGCCGAACTGGGCGAGGCCGCCACCATGGACGGCTGCGGCCCCTGGCGGATCGCCTGGCACATCAAGATCCCGGCGGTGCGCTCGGCACTGGTGCTGACCACCGTGTTCTCCATCATCGGCACCGCCCAGCTGTACAACGAGCCGGCCGTGCTGCAGAACATCGCACCGACCCTGAGCAGCAGCTACACACCCATCTTCGCCGCCTACAACGCCGTCAACGACAACGACTTCGGCCGCGCCGC
Proteins encoded in this window:
- a CDS encoding carbohydrate ABC transporter permease, whose protein sequence is MTTSPPLPAPVAARRRPRRAARRNRPGRTAAGFLLPFVLLFVCLYLAPIGYSVYQSLFTLHRSGLGLTAPTQVFGGLANYTRALGDAAFRSSLLRVLLIGVVQVPLMLGLALALALLLDARTTLFKRFFRLAFFLPYALPGVIGAIMWSFLYAPGLSPLSSALAHLGLHVDFVSGSMLAPSIGNMVTWGWTGYNMLIIYSALQAVPAELGEAATMDGCGPWRIAWHIKIPAVRSALVLTTVFSIIGTAQLYNEPAVLQNIAPTLSSSYTPIFAAYNAVNDNDFGRAAADSVIVALLTFVLSFGLLRLVQRRGDTQ